The window gttgagactgAAAGGGATGTTTTGGTCAACCCTGGACCCTGGTCACCAACTTTGTAGGATTGTAGCAGAGGCAAGACACACATAAATTTTTCTCCAATTATTATATTGTGCGAGGTATTTGGCCATACCCAACTGCAGTTTAAATATGATACCATATCAAATGGATTAAATGGCACTTCCCTACTTGTTCTCATGGAAAGAAGGAAAATTGCTCCATAGTTTGTTAAATGCTTGATCATTTCTAGTTTTTAACTTCAAGTTCTGATTGAGAAAcccctttttgtttgtttgtttgtttgttttgtttttgtcacTTCTTGACACAGTTCATCTCAGTGTTctctaaatgttttttttattattgaagcatttttttatttcatcataatattttttctgGCAAATGCTCCAAAATCATAACTGTAACATACACTTATTTCAAAGGTATTTAGTTACGTACACAAAATAAACAACTAAGATAACCCAGATGAGCCTCATAATCTTATTTCAAAGGTATTTAGTTATGTACACAAAATAAACAACTAAGATAACCCAGATGAGCCTCATAATGTGACTAAGGAACCCCTAAGTCCTAACTGGTTCCCACTATTTTGTCTTGAATTGGGAATGACAAAGTATAATTCCAGAGAATATCAAATGCATAGGGTATAATACACACAATTCTTGTTTTTTCCAAAAACTTTAAAAGAAACCTCGCTAGCTAATCAAGCAGTTCAAGATTGGCCACTAGTTTATTAATACCACATTCAAACATCTATAGGATGATTTCACTGACACACTCATGCTCTACAGTATTTCCCAATGACTAGCTTAAGCCCTTGTATATTTTCGACATAGCCTCCAAACTAACAGCAATTTTTAGTATTCAGTATtgcaacattaaaaaaaaatgacaatatctTGGAAAGCAAAGAAAACTTTTCCTGAGGGGAGCAgaggaaggaaagaaaaagagatgaatAGATGTGCAAATCCAAAATTCAAGAACAACCCAATGGCGGCACCAGCctaataatgaaaaagttaGGATCTATAAGGTCTCCTGATTGATATCACTTATATGTTTTAATAGAAAATACCTAACCTATGAGCATGAAACCAAGCATTTTATCTTACACAAGACTGCAAAACTTATTTATGAAACAAATCAGCCATAAAAGTGCAGCTATAAGACAGAAATGATATCCATGTCAATGTTAATATAGGATATATGGCTATATGCTATAAGCCTATAGCAAGCTTAACTAGGATCCTCTACAGTCAACAAGACAAGAAAGAGAATTTATATCAGAAAGGATGAAACAAAAATTGAACATGAACTTATTACCTGTGTTTCTATGTTActataagagaatgaaaaaacaacCATATGCTTATTGTAACTCCACTGTTTGTCTTTACCACTCTGTCTTTAGCATTGACTATTTAATTGATAAAGATCAATGTACTGAATTCAGATTAATGTGTAACTGTCTGAAAAGAAACGTAATAAACAAGGGACATACCTACTAACAATTACATAAAGCAAATGAAGAATAAAATTGACTTGGGGCCGGGGGTTGGGGAGATGGAGGGGTGATGACCTGGGATGCATGGATGCGGCAAAATGGGCGCTGCACCCGCGTTTGACGTGGCCCAACGCGGTGTCGCTCGCGCAATTACATAAAGCAcataaagaataaaattgaCTTGGGGCCGAGGGTTGGGGAGATGGAGGGGTGACGACCTAGGAGCACGGACGCGGCAAAATGGGCGCCGCACCCGCGTCTGACGCAGCCCGATCGCGTGTTGCCGCTGCCCGAGTGTCGGTGCTGTGcccagtttttattattattatttttttttttttttcgtttcctGATTCGCACTGACTCGGGCCAAATCGGTCCATATCGGCCCAAACACACCAAGTCAAGTCGTACCGGCGTTGATTCAAGCCGAAAttcaagttataaaaaaaataaataaataaaggagtaGTTCTGATTGTCGTGAGGACGAGGGTGGATCTTGCCGCCATAGCTACACATGAACTTCACTTTGTAGTGCCGGTGAGGCTGATCGTCCCACGGCGGCGGATTCTCAAAGTCAATTTTGTGTGAATGCAGCAAGGATTTGCTGGAATCAGGGTATGAAGTGAAGGAGTAGTTTTCCATGGGTTgattgtagagagagagagagaaacaaaaaagagtGGAAGAAGTCTAGTAGGTATGTGTAAGAACTGTAGAAGCACTATGGCTTTATTTAGTTTAGTGCACGAATGAAACACGTGTGAAGTTGTGCCCTATAAAACAATTGAGATTTTAATAtagattaattatttttgtatataattagTTACACACAGTCTTGCATATATTTTGTGaagttgtattttaaaaatataatttcaattataattgtaaaatcataaaattgtattttcaaaacataattttataatttatgcttagcaatatatagaaaatataaataataattttttaatcgccacACCCTGCCTCACTCGCACcctaactttttcaaaaattgccgagtcccacACCCGCAACCGCACCCGAATCCAGAAATGCACCTGTGCTTCATAGGTGACAACAAAGGAGAGAGGGAAGGGAGAGTTTGACATCTAGTGGCAAATTTTGAGAAGCCATCACCACAACTAATCCTAATGAGTTTTAAGGATTCTGCAAAGGGATTGTAACCTGCTCTCCAATCATAAACTGTTAAGCTTAAAATGCTTtctgaaactaaaaacatagTGGCAAATTTGGCACTAAAGTTTGACATCATAGTGGTAAATTTTGAGAAGCCACCACCACAAATGATCCTAATGATTTTTAAGGATTCTGCAAAGGGATAGTAGCCTGCTCTCCAATGATAAACTATTAAGCTTAAAATGCTTTTTGAAACTATAAACACAGCCATGTTCATGGAGATCCCAAATAAGGACAAACAAGCAATGAGTTGCAAACAAAAGCAAGATGTACATCATATTAGAGCAGCACCTTcccacaataaaataattcatgacagctaaaaattgaaacagaaaaagaaaaaaaaaaaaaaaaaaaaaaaaaaaagacattctGTTTAGTATgcttcaaacaaaacaaagatgGAGACTATTTCAAAGCAATATTGGGCACTTTCTGAAAGAATTTAATGCAAAGTCAACCGTACAAGTCATGAGTTGCCCGTTCATGGAAACTGAGACAGTGCCTTAAAGATGACACCTAGTTGTCTTCTTAGCCAAACACAGCTCTGAGCACAAAAAATCCAATCCAGTAGTAGATATAAACATAAATAGAAAAGACAAACACCTGGtacaacaaacaaacataatcCAGAACCAGAACAAACAGAACCCACCTGAAATTAATTAGGCTCAGTTTGGATGCCAAGAAAGCcagacaaaaattgaaattttaaattcttttaatatCATACTCTATTGTATTCTGGTTTCCTCTATCATATTCTATTGAATCCTGGTTTCCTCAACTAAGTCAAACAATATCCCCCACCCccaaccacccaaaaaaagacGAAAACTTTACCATCAATAGaactaaattttctttcttttccacaTTTTCTCAGCGACCAAACAGAACATAAAGGCATATAAAGTccaaaaaacaaatctgataaCGAATATACAGAAACCCATTACCTTCCAGGCCAGAGAGTACCCAAGACGACTAGCAAGCAAGCTAGCTCCAACCCAGCAGAGAAAACACAGCAAAGCAGCCAAAGACCCAGCTTTCTTATCAAAAGCCACATAGAAGAGGCCATAGATGACAGCCAACAAGAacccaaaattcaaaaccaGTAACCCAGATGGGAAAAGCCCAATCTGAAAGGAAGGAGTGTAGAGAGCTGGGGTGAAGTACAAAAAGACAAGGGAAGTGAAGAAGATTGGCCAAACAAAGATCATGTGTATCACAATATTGATTGGGTTGCTATGGTACGCCCCATAGAAAGCAAAGTGCCTCTCAAGATCAAACAATCCGGTTCTACCCATGATatcttatgtttttcttttctcagaAAAGaggttggttttggttttggttttggttttgatgaGAATTGAATATaggggaaaatattttctgggaaagtttgtgagaaaagaaagatgatgTATGAAGTTGGTAGGTATGTAATTAAATATAGATAAAGATAGAAGGAAAAGAAGTTGGAATTGTTGGAAAACCACGAGAGCAAATACAGCAGCTTGGaagtttccattttttttttttttttgaaactcacGTTAATTTCCTTGACATTTGACAACAAaaaagtttctttcttttcactatttttttttt of the Quercus robur chromosome 10, dhQueRobu3.1, whole genome shotgun sequence genome contains:
- the LOC126701552 gene encoding 2-hydroxy-palmitic acid dioxygenase mpo1, which produces MGRTGLFDLERHFAFYGAYHSNPINIVIHMIFVWPIFFTSLVFLYFTPALYTPSFQIGLFPSGLLVLNFGFLLAVIYGLFYVAFDKKAGSLAALLCFLCWVGASLLASRLGYSLAWKVVLAAQLICWTGQFIGHGVFERRAPALLDNLLQAFLMAPFFVLLEALQSIFGYEPYPGFHSTVKAKVDKEIQEWKIKKQKKIS